A window from Microbacterium ginsengiterrae encodes these proteins:
- a CDS encoding sensor histidine kinase produces the protein MAAPSRALTPRQRQADALLALVVFVSGVISAALSAISELYGDEQAPLWQALVYIAVIAAPLAFRRVWPASVAVIVCVAYFLAVTMRLPELYAGNIAMFIALYSVGAWMSNRRAAMIVRVAIITGMFIWLLVSVYRDAIETARDEEIIAGALSPYLAYMVLNLMINVLYFAGAYFFGEHAWRSAMQRQALEQRTADLEREREVTAAQAVALDRVRIARELHDVVAHHVSVMGVQAGAARMIVDQDPAASKEILGGVEQSAREAIDELHHLLETLRSSDTEAEDASTLGLSDIPALVEASSAAGLATRFTVVGEERDVPSVVQVNLYRIAQEALTNARRHAGPAATADVRLRYTDGAIELDVVNTGRHALSPRPGMGQLGMRERAIASGGTLESGPREQGGWRVRARVPLHAPALIGGAGA, from the coding sequence ATGGCCGCACCCTCTCGCGCACTGACGCCTCGCCAGCGCCAGGCTGATGCCCTGCTCGCGCTCGTCGTCTTCGTCAGCGGCGTCATCAGCGCGGCGCTGTCGGCGATCTCCGAGCTCTATGGCGACGAGCAGGCACCGCTCTGGCAGGCACTCGTCTACATCGCGGTCATCGCGGCACCGCTGGCGTTCCGGCGGGTCTGGCCGGCATCCGTGGCCGTCATCGTGTGCGTGGCGTACTTCCTTGCCGTCACGATGCGCCTGCCGGAACTCTATGCGGGCAACATCGCCATGTTCATCGCGCTCTATTCCGTCGGTGCGTGGATGAGCAATCGTCGCGCCGCGATGATCGTGCGCGTCGCGATCATCACGGGGATGTTCATCTGGCTGCTGGTGTCGGTGTACCGCGACGCGATCGAGACGGCGAGAGACGAGGAGATCATCGCCGGGGCGCTGTCGCCCTACCTCGCCTACATGGTCTTGAATCTGATGATCAACGTGCTGTATTTCGCCGGCGCCTATTTCTTCGGCGAGCACGCATGGCGCTCCGCGATGCAGCGGCAGGCGCTCGAGCAGCGGACGGCCGACCTCGAGCGCGAACGCGAGGTGACAGCGGCCCAGGCCGTCGCGCTCGACCGTGTGCGCATCGCCCGCGAGCTGCACGACGTCGTGGCGCACCACGTCTCCGTCATGGGCGTCCAGGCCGGCGCCGCACGGATGATCGTCGACCAAGACCCTGCGGCATCGAAAGAGATCCTCGGCGGCGTCGAGCAGTCGGCCCGCGAGGCCATCGACGAACTGCATCACCTGCTCGAGACGCTGCGCTCCTCGGACACCGAGGCGGAGGACGCGTCCACCCTCGGGCTGTCCGACATTCCCGCTCTCGTCGAGGCGTCGAGTGCAGCGGGGCTCGCCACCCGGTTCACGGTGGTCGGCGAGGAACGCGATGTGCCGTCGGTCGTGCAGGTCAATCTCTATCGGATCGCCCAGGAGGCGCTGACGAACGCGCGCCGCCACGCCGGCCCGGCCGCCACGGCGGACGTCCGCCTGCGGTACACGGACGGTGCGATCGAGCTCGACGTCGTCAACACAGGGCGACATGCTCTCTCGCCGCGCCCGGGGATGGGCCAGCTCGGCATGCGCGAACGCGCCATCGCCTCGGGCGGCACGCTCGAGTCCGGCCCGCGGGAACAGGGCGGCTGGCGGGTGCGCGCACGGGTGCCGCTGCATGCTCCCGCGCTGATCGGCGGAGCCGGGGCATGA
- a CDS encoding response regulator, with protein MSDPIRVMLVDDHALLRAGFRTILDAQPDIRVVGEAATGAEAVAQATALQPDVISMDVQMPDMDGIEATRRIVADPAVHAAIAIVTTFDQDDYLFSALDAGASGFLLKNSGPEDLVAAVRVLAVGDGMLAPEVTRRVVRRYAAPAASDTAAKRPTPSEPAEPLTERESEVLALMAEAMSNAEIAARLFIGKATVKTHVSRILQKLGARDRVQAIVLALRGGLV; from the coding sequence ATGAGCGATCCCATCCGCGTCATGCTCGTCGACGACCACGCCCTGCTGCGCGCAGGATTCCGCACGATCCTCGACGCGCAGCCCGACATCCGGGTCGTCGGCGAGGCTGCGACCGGGGCCGAGGCTGTGGCGCAGGCGACAGCCTTGCAACCGGACGTCATCAGCATGGATGTGCAGATGCCGGACATGGACGGCATCGAGGCCACCCGCCGCATCGTCGCCGATCCGGCGGTGCATGCGGCCATCGCGATCGTCACGACCTTCGACCAGGACGACTACCTGTTCAGCGCGCTGGATGCCGGCGCCAGTGGCTTCCTGCTCAAGAACAGCGGACCAGAGGATCTCGTCGCGGCCGTGCGGGTGCTCGCCGTCGGCGACGGGATGCTGGCGCCGGAGGTCACAAGACGCGTGGTGCGCCGCTATGCCGCACCCGCCGCGAGCGACACCGCGGCGAAGCGACCGACGCCGTCGGAGCCGGCGGAGCCGCTGACGGAGCGCGAATCCGAGGTGCTCGCACTCATGGCGGAGGCGATGAGCAACGCCGAGATCGCCGCCCGGCTGTTCATCGGCAAGGCGACCGTGAAGACGCACGTGTCCCGCATCCTGCAGAAACTCGGCGCCCGCGACCGCGTGCAGGCGATCGTCCTGGCGCTGCGCGGCGGCCTCGTCTAG
- a CDS encoding NADPH-dependent FMN reductase, protein MTRTIGYIVGSISSTSINRRLSRVLENLAPEGTELVEIPIKDLPFYSADYDGDFPQVAIDFKQAISDADGVIIITPEYSRSIPGVLKNALDWSTRPYGEMSFFNKPVAVIGASGSGVATAAAQQHLRAILGHFNAITMGQPEGFIQDRPGLFTDEGQVTDDSTAGFLAGYLEAFNSLISRTQHASELVNA, encoded by the coding sequence GTGACCCGCACCATTGGCTACATCGTCGGCAGCATCTCGAGCACCTCCATCAACCGCCGCCTTTCGCGCGTGCTGGAGAACCTCGCCCCCGAGGGCACCGAGCTCGTCGAGATCCCGATCAAGGACCTCCCCTTCTATTCCGCGGACTACGACGGCGACTTCCCGCAGGTCGCGATCGATTTCAAGCAGGCCATCAGCGATGCTGACGGCGTGATCATCATCACCCCCGAGTACAGCCGTTCCATCCCCGGCGTGCTGAAGAACGCCCTGGACTGGTCGACGCGCCCCTATGGCGAGATGTCGTTCTTCAACAAGCCCGTCGCCGTCATCGGCGCCTCCGGCTCCGGTGTCGCCACGGCTGCCGCGCAGCAGCACCTGCGTGCGATCCTCGGACACTTCAACGCCATCACCATGGGTCAGCCGGAGGGCTTCATCCAGGACCGCCCCGGTCTGTTCACCGACGAAGGACAGGTGACCGACGACTCGACGGCCGGCTTCCTCGCCGGATACCTCGAGGCCTTCAACAGCCTCATCTCCCGCACGCAGCACGCGTCGGAGCTCGTCAACGCGTAA
- a CDS encoding ATP-binding cassette domain-containing protein, with translation MTSATLELTGVSKSYGSRRVLDDISFPVHAGQLTGFVGGNGAGKTTTMRIILGLLASDAGSITRGGRPLTADIRRQFGYMPEERGLYPKMKVLEQVVYFARLHGFSKPDATEKATALLGDLGLGERLDDNIETLSLGNQQRAQIAASLVHDPEVLILDEPFSGLDPIAVETVAGVLQERASRGVSVLFSSHQLDVVERLCDDLVIIAGGTIRAAGPRDRLREQYAEPRWDIESTADVGWLREEPGVTVVDFEGGRAVFDAEDAAVAQRILRRALQEGDVSRFGPQHPTLAQIFKEVIR, from the coding sequence GTGACCTCAGCAACCCTGGAATTGACCGGCGTCTCGAAGAGCTACGGCTCGAGGCGCGTGCTCGACGACATCTCGTTCCCGGTGCACGCCGGCCAGCTCACCGGCTTCGTCGGCGGCAACGGCGCGGGCAAGACGACGACCATGCGCATCATCCTCGGCCTTCTGGCCTCCGACGCCGGCTCCATCACCCGCGGCGGACGCCCCCTCACCGCCGACATCCGGCGCCAGTTCGGGTACATGCCGGAGGAGCGCGGGCTGTACCCCAAGATGAAGGTGCTCGAACAGGTCGTGTACTTCGCGCGCCTCCACGGCTTCTCGAAGCCGGATGCGACCGAGAAGGCCACCGCGCTGCTCGGCGATCTCGGACTCGGCGAGCGGCTCGACGACAACATCGAGACCCTCTCGCTGGGAAACCAGCAGCGCGCGCAGATCGCGGCATCCCTCGTGCACGACCCGGAGGTGCTCATCCTCGACGAGCCGTTCTCCGGGCTCGACCCGATCGCGGTCGAGACCGTCGCCGGTGTGCTGCAGGAGCGGGCGTCCCGCGGCGTCTCCGTGCTGTTCTCCTCGCATCAGCTGGACGTCGTCGAGCGGCTCTGCGACGACCTCGTCATCATCGCCGGGGGCACGATCCGCGCCGCCGGCCCGCGCGACCGACTCCGCGAGCAGTACGCAGAGCCGCGATGGGACATCGAGAGCACGGCCGATGTCGGATGGCTGCGGGAGGAGCCGGGGGTCACGGTCGTGGACTTTGAGGGCGGCCGCGCCGTGTTCGACGCAGAGGACGCGGCCGTCGCGCAGCGCATCCTTCGCCGCGCCCTGCAGGAGGGCGACGTCAGCAGGTTCGGGCCGCAGCATCCCACCCTCGCGCAGATCTTCAAGGAGGTCATCCGATGA
- a CDS encoding ABC transporter permease — MNTTAPAAVSTAQGTWLVAERELSTKLRSKAYLVSTAILLLIALGGVIWAGIASANPSATPVAATSSAASTLSELGGYEITEVDSPDAARDLVAAGEVDAAVIDDPSSPGGLAIIADREAPQSLLMVLSVTPEVELLDPDPAAGPLRYLLGIAFGLVFMMAAMMFGMPVATSVVEEKQTRVVEILLSTIPARVLLAGKVVGNTILAMSQILLLAAVGTIGLTVTGQTTVLAGIGGPVLWFAVFFFFGFILLAAMFAAAGSMVSRQEDAGTTLTPVMYLTMIPYFLVIFFGDNPVVMTVLSYVPFSAPVGMPIRLFFNEAEWWEPLASLAIMLVTCALVITLGAKIYENSLLKMGARVKFREALRG; from the coding sequence ATGAACACCACGGCACCCGCAGCCGTCTCGACCGCTCAGGGCACCTGGCTCGTCGCGGAGCGCGAACTCAGCACCAAGCTCCGCAGCAAGGCGTATCTCGTCTCGACCGCGATCCTGCTGCTCATCGCACTGGGCGGGGTGATCTGGGCCGGAATCGCCTCCGCCAACCCCAGCGCGACGCCCGTCGCCGCCACCAGTTCCGCGGCCTCGACCCTCTCCGAGCTGGGCGGGTACGAGATCACAGAGGTCGACAGCCCGGATGCGGCGCGGGATCTCGTCGCGGCGGGCGAGGTCGACGCCGCAGTGATCGATGACCCCTCCTCCCCCGGTGGACTCGCGATCATCGCCGACCGGGAGGCCCCACAGTCCCTGCTGATGGTCCTGTCCGTGACCCCAGAGGTCGAACTGCTGGATCCCGACCCGGCGGCGGGGCCGCTGCGGTACCTCCTGGGCATCGCGTTCGGACTCGTGTTCATGATGGCCGCGATGATGTTCGGGATGCCGGTCGCGACGAGCGTCGTCGAGGAGAAGCAGACCCGCGTCGTGGAGATCCTGCTCTCGACGATCCCCGCACGCGTCCTGCTCGCGGGAAAGGTCGTCGGCAACACGATCCTCGCGATGTCGCAGATCCTGCTCCTCGCTGCCGTCGGCACCATCGGCCTGACCGTCACCGGGCAGACGACGGTGCTCGCCGGCATCGGCGGCCCCGTGCTCTGGTTCGCGGTGTTCTTCTTCTTCGGCTTCATCCTCCTTGCGGCGATGTTCGCGGCCGCCGGGTCCATGGTGTCGCGCCAGGAGGATGCCGGGACGACGTTGACCCCGGTGATGTATCTGACGATGATCCCGTACTTCCTCGTGATCTTCTTCGGCGACAACCCGGTCGTGATGACCGTGCTCTCGTACGTGCCGTTCTCCGCTCCGGTCGGGATGCCGATCCGGCTGTTCTTCAACGAGGCGGAGTGGTGGGAACCGCTGGCCTCGCTCGCGATCATGCTCGTGACCTGCGCACTGGTGATCACCCTCGGCGCGAAGATCTACGAGAACTCCCTGCTGAAGATGGGGGCGCGCGTGAAGTTCCGCGAGGCGCTACGGGGCTGA
- a CDS encoding nitroreductase family protein, translating to MSTPTLDRTAETSVPLLDVLATRWSPRAFDATAPIDEAKLMAALEAARWSPSARNTQPWRFIVARRGTDLHAAVDSALMGFNREWAGQAQVLIAAFAEEADAEGAPHPWAQYDLGQAVAHLSVQAHADGLFVHQMGGIDRAALEALPGVSENLRAVTVIALGALGDTAALSEPLQQREAAPRARRPLADSIIAEA from the coding sequence ATGAGCACGCCCACCCTCGACCGCACCGCCGAGACCTCGGTCCCCCTCCTCGACGTCCTCGCCACCCGCTGGAGCCCGCGCGCCTTCGACGCGACCGCGCCGATCGATGAGGCCAAGCTCATGGCCGCCCTCGAGGCCGCGCGCTGGTCACCGTCGGCCCGCAACACCCAGCCGTGGCGCTTCATCGTCGCCCGGCGCGGCACGGACCTGCACGCCGCCGTCGACAGCGCACTGATGGGCTTCAACCGCGAGTGGGCAGGACAGGCCCAGGTCCTCATTGCGGCCTTCGCCGAGGAGGCCGACGCCGAGGGGGCTCCCCACCCGTGGGCGCAGTACGACCTCGGTCAGGCCGTCGCGCACCTCTCCGTGCAGGCCCACGCCGACGGGCTCTTCGTGCACCAGATGGGCGGCATCGATCGCGCTGCCCTCGAGGCGCTCCCCGGCGTCTCGGAGAACCTCCGCGCCGTCACGGTCATCGCTCTCGGCGCGCTCGGCGACACGGCCGCCCTGTCGGAGCCGCTCCAGCAGCGTGAGGCCGCGCCCCGGGCACGTCGTCCGCTCGCCGACAGCATCATCGCGGAGGCCTGA
- a CDS encoding TetR/AcrR family transcriptional regulator: MERVSDPSQTPARRGRPGYDRERILEIAVEMFIAQGYDATSVSALAARLGLSKSALYHHFASKEELLQVALDEALGGLEAVLAEAEARDGSARERLEHMLLGAVLVLADRLAYVTLLLRVRGNSDIERAALERRREFDRRVTALLRVAQAEGTVRSDVDPSVATRLLFGMVNSIVEWYRPTGAEQAKDLARDVLTVALDGLATS; this comes from the coding sequence CTGGAGCGCGTGTCAGACCCCTCGCAGACGCCCGCACGCCGTGGCCGCCCCGGCTACGACCGCGAGCGGATCCTCGAGATCGCCGTGGAGATGTTCATCGCGCAGGGATACGACGCGACATCGGTGTCGGCGCTCGCCGCGCGGCTGGGTCTGTCGAAATCGGCGCTGTACCACCACTTCGCCTCCAAGGAGGAGCTGTTGCAGGTCGCCCTCGATGAGGCGCTCGGTGGTCTCGAAGCCGTCCTCGCGGAGGCGGAGGCGCGCGACGGATCAGCGCGGGAGCGACTGGAGCACATGCTCCTCGGTGCCGTGCTCGTGCTCGCGGATCGACTGGCGTACGTCACGCTCCTCCTCCGCGTTCGCGGCAACAGCGACATAGAGCGCGCGGCGCTCGAGCGGCGACGGGAGTTCGACCGTCGTGTGACGGCTCTGCTCCGCGTCGCTCAGGCAGAAGGAACCGTGCGCTCTGATGTCGACCCGTCGGTCGCCACTCGCCTGTTGTTCGGCATGGTGAACTCGATCGTCGAGTGGTACCGGCCCACCGGGGCCGAGCAGGCGAAGGACCTCGCCCGTGACGTGCTCACTGTCGCTCTGGACGGGCTCGCGACATCCTGA
- a CDS encoding enoyl-CoA hydratase/isomerase family protein: MDEPSLLVEHHHDRVVGALNRPGRRNAIDRDLIDRLHALCEELENEPRTLILTGTGGDFAAGADIAQLRARRAADALRGINANAFIRVRELPMPVIAAMDGYALGGGAELAYAADIRIATPRLRIGNPEPDLGILAAAGATWRLREIVGEALASEMLLTMRILDAHEAHAAGLVSSIHDPADLMPAAHAIVGRIAAADPLAIRHTKTALRAPRDAHPSIDADLQAELFESPEKMRRMTAFLERKGRP, encoded by the coding sequence ATGGATGAGCCGTCCCTGCTCGTCGAGCACCACCACGATCGCGTGGTCGGCGCGCTGAACCGCCCTGGCAGACGCAACGCCATCGACCGCGATCTGATCGACCGACTGCACGCGCTGTGCGAGGAGCTCGAGAACGAGCCGCGCACGCTCATCCTCACCGGCACCGGTGGCGACTTCGCCGCCGGGGCCGACATCGCCCAGCTGCGGGCCCGTCGCGCGGCCGATGCACTCCGCGGGATCAACGCCAACGCGTTCATCCGGGTCCGCGAACTCCCGATGCCCGTGATCGCCGCCATGGACGGCTACGCGCTCGGAGGAGGGGCCGAGCTCGCGTACGCCGCCGACATCCGGATCGCCACCCCGCGGCTCCGGATCGGCAACCCCGAGCCGGATCTCGGCATCCTCGCCGCGGCGGGGGCCACCTGGCGGCTACGCGAGATCGTGGGAGAAGCGCTGGCGAGCGAGATGCTGCTGACGATGCGCATCCTCGATGCGCACGAGGCGCACGCGGCCGGACTCGTCTCGAGCATCCACGACCCGGCCGACCTCATGCCCGCAGCCCACGCCATCGTCGGTCGGATCGCCGCCGCCGATCCCCTCGCGATCCGGCACACGAAGACCGCGCTCCGGGCTCCGCGCGACGCGCATCCGTCGATCGACGCCGATCTCCAGGCCGAACTGTTCGAGAGCCCGGAGAAGATGCGCCGCATGACCGCGTTCCTCGAGCGGAAGGGGCGCCCGTGA
- a CDS encoding 3-hydroxyacyl-CoA dehydrogenase family protein, with protein sequence MKVGVLGGGRMGSGIAHAFLLAGCKVVVVERDEESADAARRRIIGMLAKTVERGSTEATVDELAVGLHTGSDAAAFAGCALIIEAVPEDRALKTDALAMIERAAPDAALASNTSSISIDDLAARLQRPERMLGLHFFNPVPASALVEIVVGPATDPDLVERARTWVQMLDKTPIVVRDSPGFASSRLGVALALEAIRMLDSGVASAEDIDRAMELGYRHPMGPLRTTDIVGLDVRLGIAEELHATLGERFAPPALLRRLVAEGKLGRKSGEGFYTWETTT encoded by the coding sequence GTGAAGGTGGGAGTGCTCGGCGGCGGACGCATGGGGTCCGGCATCGCGCACGCGTTCCTGCTCGCCGGGTGCAAGGTCGTCGTGGTGGAACGCGACGAGGAGTCCGCCGACGCCGCCAGGCGACGCATCATCGGGATGCTCGCGAAGACCGTGGAGCGCGGAAGCACGGAGGCGACGGTCGACGAGCTGGCGGTCGGCCTGCACACCGGCTCCGACGCTGCGGCTTTCGCGGGTTGCGCGCTGATCATCGAGGCGGTCCCCGAGGATCGCGCGCTGAAGACGGACGCCCTGGCCATGATCGAACGCGCCGCACCGGATGCCGCGCTCGCCTCCAACACCTCGTCCATCTCCATCGACGACCTGGCCGCACGGCTGCAGCGCCCTGAGCGGATGCTCGGACTGCACTTCTTCAACCCGGTGCCCGCGTCCGCACTCGTCGAGATCGTCGTCGGGCCGGCCACGGATCCGGACCTCGTCGAGCGCGCGCGGACGTGGGTGCAGATGCTCGACAAGACCCCGATCGTCGTGCGGGACTCGCCCGGCTTCGCCTCCAGCAGACTCGGAGTCGCCCTCGCACTGGAGGCGATCAGGATGCTCGACTCCGGAGTCGCATCCGCCGAGGACATCGACCGCGCCATGGAACTCGGGTACCGGCATCCGATGGGCCCGCTGCGCACGACGGACATCGTCGGACTCGATGTCCGTCTCGGGATCGCCGAAGAGCTCCACGCGACCCTCGGCGAGCGCTTCGCACCACCCGCCCTCCTGCGCAGGCTCGTCGCGGAGGGGAAACTCGGCCGCAAGAGCGGCGAGGGCTTCTACACATGGGAGACGACAACATGA